Proteins from a genomic interval of Microbacterium abyssi:
- the truA gene encoding tRNA pseudouridine(38-40) synthase TruA yields the protein MRIRLDIAYDGTHFRGWAKQPGLRTVQGTLEAALARIVGSDVQFVVAGRTDAGVHAAGQVAHVDLDDAQWARIQARHGRAASDPAGSIAARMRGVLGAYPDVTVHRSSLAAEGFDARFSAIWRRYRYRLADDVAGFDPARRLDTTSIRGELDVLAMDAAAQSLIGLHDFAAYCKAREEATTIRTLLDYRWQRDADGVLVAQVKADAFCHSMVRALVGACAAVGEQRLDVADLVVLRDALRRTSEFKVLAARGLTLTEVGYPADELLAQRAEQTRARRDSE from the coding sequence GTGAGAATCCGCCTGGACATCGCCTATGACGGCACCCACTTCCGCGGCTGGGCGAAACAGCCAGGTCTGCGCACTGTGCAGGGCACCCTCGAGGCCGCCCTGGCGCGGATCGTCGGCTCGGACGTGCAGTTCGTCGTCGCCGGCAGAACGGATGCCGGGGTCCACGCCGCAGGCCAGGTCGCGCACGTCGACCTCGACGATGCGCAGTGGGCCCGGATCCAGGCGCGCCACGGTCGCGCTGCATCCGACCCCGCGGGGTCGATCGCCGCACGGATGCGCGGAGTGCTCGGCGCCTACCCCGACGTCACAGTGCACCGCTCTTCCCTCGCGGCGGAGGGCTTCGACGCGCGATTCTCGGCCATCTGGCGGCGTTACCGATACCGTCTCGCCGATGACGTGGCCGGCTTCGATCCGGCGCGCAGGCTCGACACCACCAGCATCCGCGGCGAACTCGACGTCCTGGCGATGGATGCCGCGGCGCAATCCCTGATCGGCCTGCATGACTTCGCCGCCTACTGCAAGGCGCGCGAGGAGGCCACCACGATCCGCACCCTGCTCGATTACCGGTGGCAGCGGGATGCCGACGGCGTCCTCGTCGCCCAGGTCAAGGCCGATGCGTTCTGCCACAGCATGGTCCGCGCGCTCGTCGGTGCGTGCGCTGCTGTCGGCGAGCAGCGGCTCGACGTCGCAGACCTCGTCGTGCTGCGAGACGCCCTGCGGCGCACCAGCGAGTTCAAGGTGCTCGCCGCGCGCGGGCTGACGCTCACCGAGGTCGGCTATCCGGCCGACGAGCTGCTCGCGCAGCGTGCCGAGCAGACCAGGGCGCGCCGCGACTCGGAGTAG
- a CDS encoding endonuclease/exonuclease/phosphatase family protein, translating into MKVISYNLRKHRAATELEELVDEHEPDLLCLQECDVAALPDEISGLALADATQGNRLGLAVYYRTNTFRLKDIRTIGLKKSLHDIMLRPAHERVLGVRLQDIDNGQELIVASFHAAPLTALNSLRRNQIRAALTELESMGPGLPVLMVGDYNYPVFKENLGQNVRDHGYTLTLSDERTYTRYRVFKGHYDFATSDGFRIDRIQTLPQRSSDHRPILVTAAID; encoded by the coding sequence ATGAAGGTCATCTCGTACAACCTGCGCAAGCATCGTGCTGCGACGGAGCTCGAGGAGCTCGTCGACGAGCACGAGCCCGACCTGCTGTGCCTGCAGGAATGCGACGTGGCGGCGCTGCCCGACGAGATCAGCGGGCTGGCGCTGGCGGATGCCACGCAGGGCAACCGGCTCGGGCTCGCGGTGTACTACCGGACCAACACGTTCCGTCTGAAGGACATCCGCACCATCGGGCTCAAGAAGTCCCTGCACGACATCATGCTCAGGCCCGCGCACGAGCGCGTGCTCGGTGTGCGACTGCAGGACATCGACAACGGCCAGGAGCTGATCGTGGCATCCTTCCACGCCGCGCCGCTGACAGCGCTGAATTCGCTGCGGCGCAACCAGATCCGGGCGGCACTGACCGAACTCGAGTCGATGGGTCCGGGTTTGCCCGTGCTCATGGTCGGCGACTACAACTACCCCGTCTTCAAGGAGAACCTCGGTCAGAACGTGCGCGACCATGGCTACACGCTGACCCTCAGCGACGAGCGCACGTACACGCGGTACCGGGTCTTCAAGGGGCACTACGACTTCGCGACGTCGGACGGGTTCCGGATCGACCGCATCCAGACGCTGCCGCAGCGTTCCAGCGATCATCGCCCGATCCTCGTGACCGCGGCGATCGACTGA
- a CDS encoding methionine ABC transporter permease: protein MIGVRTATDWASLAPVLWESVQETVYMVAVTLLIGGVAGLLIGAALYATRPGNLFANRVVFNVLNLVINVIRPIPFIIFLTAVGPVTKAIAGTTLGTEAAIVPMTIMAAVVIGRVVEQNLVAVDPGIVEAALAIGAKRLSILFGVVIPEALAPLILGYTFMFIAVVDMSAMAGYIGGGGLGNFAIIYGYQQFNQEATWVTVAIIIVIVQVGQIFGNWLAQRILRR from the coding sequence ATGATCGGCGTGCGCACGGCCACCGACTGGGCGTCGCTGGCACCGGTGCTGTGGGAGTCGGTCCAGGAGACCGTCTATATGGTGGCGGTCACGCTGCTGATCGGCGGGGTCGCCGGTCTGCTGATCGGCGCCGCGCTGTACGCGACGCGCCCCGGCAACCTGTTCGCGAACCGGGTCGTGTTCAACGTGCTGAACCTGGTGATCAACGTCATCCGGCCGATTCCGTTCATCATCTTCCTTACCGCCGTAGGCCCCGTCACGAAAGCCATCGCCGGCACGACGCTCGGCACTGAGGCGGCGATCGTGCCGATGACGATCATGGCCGCCGTCGTGATCGGGCGGGTCGTCGAGCAGAACCTTGTGGCCGTCGATCCGGGGATCGTCGAGGCCGCGCTCGCGATCGGCGCGAAGCGGCTGTCGATCCTGTTCGGCGTCGTGATCCCGGAGGCGCTCGCGCCCCTGATCCTCGGCTACACGTTCATGTTCATCGCGGTCGTCGACATGTCGGCCATGGCCGGCTACATCGGCGGCGGCGGGCTCGGCAACTTCGCCATCATCTACGGCTACCAGCAGTTCAACCAGGAGGCCACCTGGGTCACGGTGGCGATTATCATCGTGATCGTGCAGGTCGGCCAAATCTTCGGCAACTGGCTCGCCCAGCGCATCCTGCGACGGTAG
- a CDS encoding methionine ABC transporter ATP-binding protein, which translates to MHDDGSRASGPNSIISFDHVSKAFPGTRRGPVVDALEDVDLEVRQGSIVGVIGYSGAGKSTLVRLINGLEKPSGGTVTVLGTDVGRASEGQLRALRGRIGMIFQQFNLFTSRTVRGNVAYPLKVAGWKKADIGPRVAELLDFVGIGDKAARFPRSLSGGQKQRVGIARAIAANPELLLADEATSALDPQTTGEVLALLKRINRELGITIVVITHQISVVHELCDQVVVMDGGRVVDSGDTYRVFAHPRAELTERFVAAVTQGVPTGETLDALRTGGGTLISVDVNEFTSENVDEVFERHGVRRAVVFGGVTDIRGRQLGTLTYRVQAEADAVAEVVGELSARTKTEVLA; encoded by the coding sequence ATGCACGACGACGGGTCCCGCGCGAGCGGACCGAACAGCATCATCTCGTTCGATCACGTCTCCAAGGCGTTCCCCGGAACGCGCAGGGGACCCGTCGTCGACGCCCTCGAAGACGTCGACCTGGAAGTCCGGCAGGGCTCCATCGTCGGCGTCATCGGATACTCGGGAGCGGGGAAGTCCACCCTGGTCCGACTGATCAACGGGCTCGAGAAGCCCTCCGGCGGCACCGTGACCGTCCTCGGAACGGACGTCGGGAGGGCCTCGGAGGGTCAGCTGCGCGCGCTCCGAGGCCGGATCGGCATGATCTTCCAGCAGTTCAATCTGTTCACCTCGCGCACCGTGCGCGGCAACGTCGCGTACCCGCTGAAGGTCGCGGGCTGGAAGAAGGCCGACATCGGCCCTCGTGTCGCCGAGCTGCTCGACTTCGTCGGTATCGGCGACAAGGCCGCCCGGTTCCCGCGTTCGCTGTCCGGAGGGCAGAAGCAGCGCGTCGGCATCGCCCGCGCCATCGCCGCGAACCCCGAGCTCCTCCTCGCCGACGAGGCCACCAGCGCCCTCGACCCGCAGACCACCGGCGAGGTGCTCGCCCTCCTCAAGCGGATCAACCGCGAGCTCGGCATCACGATCGTCGTCATCACACACCAGATCTCCGTCGTCCACGAGCTGTGCGACCAGGTCGTCGTCATGGACGGCGGCCGCGTCGTCGACAGCGGCGACACCTACCGGGTCTTCGCGCATCCGCGCGCCGAGCTCACCGAGCGCTTCGTCGCCGCCGTCACGCAGGGCGTGCCGACGGGCGAGACCCTGGATGCTCTCCGCACCGGCGGCGGCACGCTCATCAGCGTCGACGTGAACGAGTTCACGAGTGAGAACGTCGATGAGGTCTTCGAGCGCCACGGTGTGCGCAGGGCTGTCGTCTTCGGCGGCGTCACGGACATCCGGGGGCGCCAGCTCGGGACGCTCACCTACCGGGTGCAGGCAGAGGCGGATGCCGTCGCGGAGGTCGTCGGCGAACTCTCGGCCCGCACGAAGACGGAGGTGCTGGCATGA
- a CDS encoding MetQ/NlpA family ABC transporter substrate-binding protein, whose protein sequence is MKNTSPAKKKLLSVLGILAAGAMTLSMAACAGGGDNETGGDDSKLVLVADDGTEAHWTILKDKLADEGIDLEVRTITDGVQLNQAVQDGEADINLFQHLIFLSDFNVNNGGTLVPVGATAVYPLALYSEEFTDTDSIPDGTTVAIPNNPTNLARALLNLQSAGLLELEDGGNAFSSEADITSSKVEILAVDTNQTVAALKDGSAQAAVVNNTQAQKGGLGDDLIIFKEDLDNPELAPYINAFVVKEENQDDPRWQKIIDAYHSTEVEAAVTELNQGNLQFKGDWTAEDLQAELTDLEDQLRAQN, encoded by the coding sequence GTGAAGAACACCTCCCCTGCGAAGAAGAAGCTCCTGTCCGTCCTCGGCATCCTGGCCGCCGGTGCCATGACCCTGTCGATGGCGGCCTGCGCTGGCGGCGGTGACAACGAGACCGGCGGCGATGACAGCAAGCTCGTCCTGGTCGCGGATGACGGCACCGAAGCGCACTGGACGATCCTCAAGGACAAGCTCGCCGACGAAGGCATCGACCTCGAAGTCCGCACCATCACCGACGGCGTGCAACTGAACCAGGCCGTGCAGGACGGCGAAGCCGACATCAACCTGTTCCAGCACCTGATCTTCCTCTCCGACTTCAACGTCAACAACGGCGGCACCCTCGTGCCGGTCGGCGCCACCGCCGTCTACCCGCTCGCGCTGTACTCGGAGGAGTTCACCGACACCGACAGCATCCCCGACGGCACGACCGTCGCGATCCCGAACAACCCCACCAACCTCGCCCGCGCACTGCTGAACCTGCAGAGCGCAGGGCTCCTCGAGCTCGAGGACGGCGGCAACGCGTTCTCGTCCGAGGCGGACATCACCTCCAGTAAGGTCGAGATCCTCGCCGTCGACACGAACCAGACCGTCGCAGCGCTCAAGGACGGCAGCGCCCAGGCCGCGGTCGTCAACAACACCCAGGCGCAGAAGGGCGGCCTCGGCGACGACCTGATCATCTTCAAGGAAGACCTCGACAACCCCGAGCTCGCGCCCTACATCAACGCCTTCGTCGTGAAGGAAGAGAACCAGGACGACCCGCGCTGGCAGAAGATCATCGACGCTTATCACTCCACCGAGGTCGAAGCGGCCGTCACCGAGCTGAATCAGGGCAACCTGCAGTTCAAGGGCGACTGGACCGCCGAGGACCTGCAGGCCGAGCTGACTGATCTCGAAGATCAGCTGCGCGCGCAGAACTGA
- the rraA gene encoding ribonuclease E activity regulator RraA: MTTATADLYDEFGDDLQSVSLQFRSFGARSAFDGPIRTVRCFEDNALVKATLATPGDGAVLVIDGDGSLNTALMGDLIAESAVANGWAGVVIHGAIRDSVAIGGLELGVKALGTNPRKSAKLGAGEVDVDVEFGGVVFRVGQHLYADEDGILVER; the protein is encoded by the coding sequence ATGACCACAGCCACCGCGGACCTCTACGACGAATTCGGCGACGACCTCCAGTCGGTGTCGTTGCAGTTCCGCTCGTTCGGCGCACGCTCGGCGTTCGACGGTCCGATCCGCACCGTCCGCTGCTTCGAGGACAACGCGCTCGTCAAGGCCACGCTCGCCACCCCCGGCGACGGCGCCGTGCTCGTGATCGACGGCGACGGGTCCCTGAACACCGCGCTGATGGGCGACCTGATCGCCGAATCGGCCGTCGCCAATGGCTGGGCGGGTGTCGTGATCCACGGCGCGATCCGCGACAGCGTTGCGATCGGCGGGCTCGAGCTCGGCGTCAAGGCGCTCGGCACCAACCCGCGCAAGAGCGCCAAGCTCGGTGCCGGGGAGGTCGATGTCGACGTCGAGTTCGGGGGAGTGGTGTTCCGGGTCGGCCAGCACCTGTACGCCGACGAGGACGGCATCCTCGTCGAACGCTGA
- a CDS encoding heavy-metal-associated domain-containing protein, translating into MSTTEYQVTGMTCGHCEMSVREEVAQIAGVDGIDVSAQTGRLVVTASAPVSDADVLAAVGEAGYSAVRA; encoded by the coding sequence ATGAGCACCACCGAATACCAGGTGACCGGCATGACCTGCGGACACTGCGAGATGTCCGTGCGCGAAGAGGTCGCCCAGATCGCGGGCGTCGACGGCATCGATGTCAGCGCTCAGACCGGCAGGCTCGTCGTGACGGCATCCGCCCCTGTCTCCGACGCCGACGTGCTCGCAGCGGTGGGCGAAGCCGGATACTCGGCCGTCCGCGCCTGA
- a CDS encoding heavy metal translocating P-type ATPase, translating into MTSVELEIGGMTCASCATRIERKLNKLDGIAATVNYATEKAKVSAPAGFDASLLIAEVEKAGYSAQFPASEKTAPEHAEDPELTSLRRRLIISILLTVPVVLMAMVPALQFTYWQWASLTLAAPVIVWGAWPFHRAAWTNLRHGAATMDTLISMGTLAAFGWSLYALFFGTAGMPGMTHPFEFTLSRSDGAANIYLEVGAGVTTFILAGRYFEKRAKRQAGAALRALLELGAKDVSVLRDGTETKIPVEDLRVGDDFVVRPGEKIATDGVVVSGHSAVDASMLTGESVPVEVGEGDAVTGATVNASGRLVVRATRIGSDTQLAQMAKLVEEAQTGKADVQRLADRISGVFVPIVLVIALAALVGWLVAGFPVSAAFTAAVAVLVIACPCALGLATPTALLVGTGRGAQLGILIKGPEVLESTRKVDTVVLDKTGTVTTGRMALVDVIPEDGVDAAELLRLAGAIEHASEHPIAQAIASRVAGAMPAVEDFASIEGKGVQGIVEGHSIVVGRETLLADWGLALSPAVAAAKARAEAEGKTVVAAGWDGAARGILVVADTVKPTSAEAIRALRALGLTPILLTGDNEAAARHIAAEIGIDEVIAEVLPQEKVAVVNRLQSDGKVVAMVGDGVNDAPALAQADLGLAMGTGTDVAIEASDIALVRGDLRSAVDAIRLSRKTLGTIRSNLFWAFAYNVAAIPIAALGMLNPMLAGAAMALSSVFVVGNSLRLRGFRSSMG; encoded by the coding sequence ATGACCAGCGTCGAACTCGAGATCGGCGGCATGACGTGCGCGTCGTGCGCCACGCGAATCGAGCGCAAGCTGAACAAGCTCGATGGCATTGCCGCGACCGTCAACTACGCCACTGAGAAGGCGAAGGTCAGCGCGCCGGCGGGGTTCGACGCGAGCCTTCTCATCGCCGAAGTCGAGAAGGCCGGATACTCCGCGCAGTTCCCCGCTTCGGAGAAGACAGCCCCCGAGCACGCCGAAGACCCCGAACTCACGAGCCTGCGCCGGCGCCTGATCATCTCGATCCTCCTCACGGTGCCGGTGGTCCTCATGGCTATGGTCCCGGCACTGCAGTTCACCTACTGGCAGTGGGCATCTCTCACGCTCGCGGCACCGGTGATCGTGTGGGGCGCATGGCCGTTCCACAGGGCGGCGTGGACGAATCTGCGCCACGGTGCGGCCACCATGGACACCCTCATCTCGATGGGCACTCTCGCCGCCTTCGGCTGGTCGCTGTACGCGCTCTTCTTCGGCACGGCAGGGATGCCGGGCATGACGCACCCGTTCGAATTCACGCTGTCGCGCTCCGATGGCGCCGCGAACATCTACCTCGAGGTGGGCGCCGGGGTGACGACCTTCATCCTCGCCGGCCGCTACTTCGAGAAGCGCGCCAAGCGCCAGGCCGGCGCCGCCCTGCGTGCATTGCTCGAGCTCGGCGCGAAGGACGTCTCGGTGCTGCGCGACGGCACCGAGACGAAGATCCCGGTGGAGGATCTTCGGGTCGGCGATGACTTCGTCGTGCGGCCGGGCGAGAAGATCGCGACCGACGGCGTCGTGGTGTCGGGGCATTCCGCGGTCGACGCGTCGATGCTCACCGGGGAGTCCGTGCCCGTCGAAGTCGGCGAAGGGGATGCCGTCACCGGAGCGACCGTGAATGCCAGCGGACGGCTGGTGGTCCGCGCGACCAGGATCGGCTCGGACACGCAGCTCGCGCAGATGGCGAAGCTCGTCGAGGAGGCGCAGACCGGCAAGGCCGATGTCCAGCGCCTCGCCGACCGGATCTCCGGCGTCTTCGTGCCGATCGTGCTCGTGATCGCTCTGGCGGCGCTGGTGGGCTGGCTCGTCGCCGGGTTCCCGGTGTCGGCCGCGTTCACCGCCGCCGTCGCCGTGCTCGTCATCGCCTGCCCGTGCGCGCTGGGCCTGGCGACGCCGACGGCCCTGCTGGTCGGCACGGGCCGAGGCGCGCAACTGGGCATCCTCATCAAGGGCCCCGAAGTCCTGGAGTCGACGCGCAAGGTCGACACGGTCGTGCTCGACAAGACCGGCACTGTCACGACGGGCCGCATGGCACTCGTCGACGTCATCCCCGAGGACGGAGTGGATGCTGCCGAGCTGCTGCGCCTGGCCGGGGCGATCGAGCATGCGTCCGAGCATCCGATCGCCCAGGCGATCGCGTCTCGTGTCGCCGGCGCGATGCCCGCCGTCGAGGATTTCGCGAGCATCGAGGGCAAGGGCGTGCAGGGCATCGTCGAAGGGCACAGCATCGTCGTCGGGCGCGAGACGCTGCTCGCAGACTGGGGCCTCGCGCTGTCGCCCGCGGTTGCCGCCGCCAAGGCTCGCGCCGAGGCAGAGGGCAAGACGGTCGTCGCGGCCGGCTGGGACGGCGCCGCGCGCGGCATCCTCGTCGTGGCCGACACCGTCAAGCCGACCAGCGCCGAGGCGATCCGCGCGCTGCGCGCGCTGGGACTGACGCCGATCCTGCTCACGGGCGACAACGAGGCGGCCGCGCGCCACATCGCGGCCGAAATCGGCATCGACGAGGTGATCGCCGAGGTCCTGCCGCAGGAGAAGGTCGCGGTCGTCAATCGCCTGCAATCCGACGGAAAGGTCGTCGCGATGGTCGGCGACGGCGTGAACGATGCGCCGGCGCTGGCTCAGGCCGACCTGGGGCTGGCGATGGGCACCGGCACGGACGTCGCGATCGAGGCATCCGACATAGCGCTCGTGCGCGGTGATCTGCGCAGCGCGGTCGACGCGATCCGGTTGTCGCGGAAGACGCTCGGCACCATCAGGTCGAACCTGTTCTGGGCGTTCGCGTACAACGTCGCCGCGATCCCGATCGCCGCGCTCGGGATGCTGAACCCGATGCTCGCGGGCGCGGCGATGGCGCTGTCGAGCGTTTTCGTCGTCGGCAACAGTCTGCGGCTGCGGGGGTTCCGGAGCTCGATGGGCTGA
- a CDS encoding serine/threonine-protein kinase, producing the protein METIDELTTAALLDGRYRVGECIGRGGTAVVYRAEDVVLGRTVALKVLRTADDALTDLQRIQSETAVVASLNHPTLVTLYDARLDPEHTRYMAMEFIDGPTLATRLQHGPLPGTEAADLARDLAEALHVVHQAGIIHRDVKPSNVLLGPPLRPGSTWAAKLTDFGIACGLDDARRTAPGIAIGTAAYMAPEQVRSSELTPAADVYSLGLVLLEALTGESAFPVRGGVQTAIRRLSDPPVVPDSLGADWVALLTRMTRMTPEERPSAHEVACAAYALRDDRSPNDVPSRRQAVLAPAAEDVTGPTQEIDSPDARSALRRSGRRMRVGALSVMCATAASMIVLGGVWGSAGPAESPGRAVTRTPIISESEPPAAETDTSEDPATVNDEDSSTGDRSTAGTPESDTGPAKDNPNKGPGNNSGKEKGPPDDGKKN; encoded by the coding sequence ATGGAGACGATCGACGAGCTGACAACCGCGGCCCTGCTCGATGGCAGGTACCGGGTCGGGGAGTGCATCGGGCGTGGCGGAACGGCAGTGGTGTACCGCGCGGAGGATGTGGTTCTCGGACGGACGGTCGCTCTCAAGGTGCTGAGGACCGCGGACGACGCACTGACCGATCTGCAGCGCATCCAGAGCGAGACCGCAGTCGTGGCGTCGCTGAACCACCCGACGCTGGTTACGCTGTACGACGCGAGACTGGATCCGGAGCATACCCGGTACATGGCGATGGAATTCATCGACGGGCCGACGCTCGCGACGCGGCTGCAACACGGTCCCCTGCCCGGTACTGAGGCGGCGGACCTCGCCCGAGACCTCGCCGAAGCACTTCACGTGGTGCATCAGGCGGGCATCATCCACCGTGACGTGAAGCCGTCGAATGTGCTGTTGGGGCCACCGCTTCGGCCTGGAAGCACCTGGGCTGCGAAGCTCACGGACTTCGGCATCGCGTGCGGCCTCGACGATGCACGGCGCACGGCACCCGGCATCGCCATCGGAACCGCGGCCTACATGGCTCCGGAGCAGGTCAGGTCGTCCGAACTCACTCCGGCAGCGGATGTGTACTCGCTCGGGCTCGTGCTCCTGGAGGCGCTCACGGGCGAGTCGGCGTTCCCAGTGCGCGGCGGGGTGCAGACCGCGATCCGCCGGCTCTCCGATCCGCCGGTGGTCCCTGATTCGCTCGGCGCGGACTGGGTCGCACTGCTCACCCGGATGACACGGATGACGCCGGAGGAGCGACCTTCGGCGCACGAGGTCGCCTGCGCGGCGTACGCGCTGCGCGACGACCGTTCGCCGAATGATGTGCCCTCTCGAAGGCAGGCGGTTCTCGCCCCGGCGGCCGAGGACGTGACCGGACCTACTCAGGAGATCGACTCTCCCGATGCGCGATCGGCACTCCGAAGGTCAGGACGGCGGATGCGGGTCGGTGCGCTGAGCGTGATGTGCGCGACAGCGGCATCCATGATCGTCCTCGGCGGAGTGTGGGGTTCGGCCGGCCCGGCCGAGTCACCCGGCCGCGCCGTGACGCGTACTCCGATCATCTCCGAATCCGAGCCGCCCGCGGCCGAGACGGACACCTCGGAGGATCCGGCGACCGTGAACGACGAAGACTCGTCGACCGGCGACCGGAGCACGGCCGGCACGCCGGAGTCCGATACGGGCCCAGCGAAGGACAACCCCAACAAGGGACCTGGGAACAATTCGGGGAAAGAGAAGGGTCCGCCGGACGACGGCAAGAAGAATTGA
- a CDS encoding NAD(P)-dependent alcohol dehydrogenase: protein MTTNATMTAAVHRRFGPPEVVHLEQLPIPVPKAGEVVIRVHASTVSIADHRSRARDVPRGLGFLAAAGLGILRPRRRVLGMDAAGVIDAVGPGVSSFAPGDRVIALPGAAFGGHAEYLRMPADGPIALAPSTLPLDEAIALVFGGFTAYGFFKNVIITPGTTVLVNGASGAVGTAAIQLAAQRGAHVSAVTSGKNTALVTALGADEAIDYTREDFTADGRTWDVIVDCVGNAPFTRVEHSINPGGTLLLVINDLPGMLRARGQSRRTGKLVTGNVGSPAAADLAELSALTDAGQFRPVIDRGYDLADIVHAHRYVDTGRKVGNVVLRVRPA from the coding sequence GTGACCACGAACGCCACCATGACAGCCGCCGTGCACCGCCGCTTCGGACCGCCCGAGGTCGTGCACCTGGAGCAGCTCCCGATCCCCGTCCCGAAGGCCGGCGAGGTCGTCATCCGCGTGCACGCCAGCACCGTGAGCATCGCCGACCACCGCTCGCGCGCCCGGGATGTTCCACGAGGGCTCGGATTCCTCGCGGCAGCCGGCCTCGGCATCCTCCGGCCGCGCCGCCGTGTCCTCGGCATGGATGCCGCGGGGGTGATCGACGCCGTCGGCCCCGGGGTCAGTTCGTTCGCCCCGGGAGACAGGGTGATCGCGCTTCCGGGTGCCGCATTCGGCGGCCACGCCGAGTACCTCCGCATGCCCGCCGACGGGCCCATCGCCCTGGCACCCAGCACGCTGCCGCTCGACGAGGCGATCGCGCTGGTCTTCGGCGGATTCACGGCGTATGGCTTCTTCAAGAACGTCATCATCACGCCCGGCACCACGGTTCTCGTCAACGGAGCATCCGGTGCAGTCGGCACAGCAGCCATCCAACTCGCGGCGCAGCGCGGCGCCCACGTCAGCGCCGTGACCAGCGGGAAGAACACTGCCCTGGTCACCGCGCTCGGCGCCGATGAGGCCATCGACTACACCCGCGAGGACTTCACCGCCGACGGCCGCACATGGGACGTGATCGTCGACTGCGTCGGCAACGCGCCCTTCACAAGGGTCGAACACTCCATCAACCCCGGCGGAACGCTGCTGCTGGTGATCAACGATCTGCCGGGGATGCTGCGCGCCCGCGGACAGAGTCGCCGGACGGGCAAGCTCGTCACCGGGAACGTCGGCAGCCCTGCCGCGGCTGACCTCGCGGAGCTGTCTGCACTCACCGATGCGGGGCAGTTCCGGCCCGTGATCGATCGCGGCTACGACCTCGCCGATATCGTCCACGCGCACCGCTACGTCGACACCGGCCGCAAGGTCGGCAACGTCGTGCTCCGCGTCCGTCCGGCCTGA
- a CDS encoding M23 family metallopeptidase, producing the protein MAEPARTRRSSRRRTEDFATPLSIEVASPAAPADVPAAPLSRRALRERQRAVEPVAAPNADETETAEPEIAADPVVVDMAKTVVAATEIVVETVAEAAAEPSSGKKVKPEPAATESGADAFTAASRAFRAVAGAPSVPQADTPIFEQKLPTAATAVHTAPRRSRVRRKLVATGATVGIMGIAGLLAVSMTLPAEAVAAAQGVQPQTSMSLVAGAKATESPVSDEEIQAYVASGDVQNDTMHRSESFSTASLIDLATEQGIKYSNAVYTNDPDASIQWPFVVGVAMSSGYGMRDTGMHEGIDLVPGAGAPVQAIADGTVRIATESGGNYGVTVYIDHVIDGKLITSHYSHMQYGSLQVSTGQTVKVGDVVGKVGNTGRSYGAHLHFELIVNGSTINPLPWLQSNAGRYDGVSPVS; encoded by the coding sequence ATGGCTGAGCCCGCGCGCACGCGTCGTTCCAGCCGTCGCCGGACCGAGGATTTCGCGACCCCGCTGAGCATCGAAGTCGCCTCTCCCGCAGCTCCCGCGGATGTGCCCGCGGCCCCGCTCTCTCGCAGGGCGCTGCGCGAGCGCCAGCGCGCCGTTGAGCCCGTCGCGGCACCGAACGCGGACGAGACCGAGACCGCCGAGCCGGAGATCGCTGCGGATCCCGTCGTCGTCGACATGGCGAAAACGGTCGTCGCGGCCACCGAGATCGTCGTGGAGACGGTCGCGGAAGCTGCCGCCGAGCCTTCGTCCGGCAAGAAGGTCAAGCCCGAGCCGGCCGCGACCGAGTCCGGTGCGGATGCCTTCACCGCAGCATCCCGTGCGTTCCGCGCCGTCGCTGGCGCACCGTCCGTCCCGCAGGCGGACACCCCGATCTTCGAGCAGAAGCTTCCGACGGCTGCCACCGCCGTGCACACCGCGCCGCGCAGAAGCCGGGTGCGCCGCAAGCTGGTGGCGACCGGCGCCACGGTGGGGATCATGGGCATCGCGGGTCTGCTCGCCGTGTCGATGACGCTCCCCGCCGAAGCCGTCGCCGCGGCGCAGGGAGTGCAGCCGCAGACGTCGATGTCACTCGTGGCAGGCGCCAAGGCGACGGAGTCCCCGGTGTCCGACGAGGAGATCCAGGCCTACGTCGCGTCAGGCGATGTGCAGAACGACACGATGCACCGCTCGGAGAGCTTCTCGACGGCATCGCTCATCGATCTCGCCACCGAGCAGGGCATCAAGTACTCGAACGCGGTGTATACGAACGATCCCGATGCGTCGATCCAGTGGCCGTTCGTCGTCGGCGTGGCGATGAGCTCGGGCTACGGCATGCGCGACACCGGAATGCACGAGGGCATCGACCTCGTCCCCGGCGCCGGCGCCCCGGTTCAGGCGATCGCCGACGGAACCGTCCGTATCGCCACCGAGTCGGGTGGCAACTACGGCGTCACCGTCTACATCGATCACGTCATCGACGGCAAGCTGATCACGAGCCATTACTCGCACATGCAGTACGGCTCGCTGCAGGTCTCCACCGGGCAGACCGTCAAGGTCGGCGACGTCGTGGGCAAGGTCGGCAACACCGGTCGTTCGTACGGTGCGCACCTGCATTTCGAGCTGATCGTGAACGGCTCGACCATCAACCCGCTTCCCTGGCTGCAGTCCAATGCCGGGAGGTACGACGGGGTCTCCCCGGTTTCGTGA